A window of the Helianthus annuus cultivar XRQ/B chromosome 4, HanXRQr2.0-SUNRISE, whole genome shotgun sequence genome harbors these coding sequences:
- the LOC110935766 gene encoding uncharacterized acetyltransferase At3g50280 has translation MSSTPVNLISECFIKPLDELSPEAKQPIHFTPFELAWLNFKYSQRGLLFRKPPSPDCFSITTFLNHLQHSLSATLTHFYPLASRFATRKQENPPSYVIYLDPENSPGAKFIYAKAGATVSDVLDPPDVPLLVHSFFDLNNAICYDGHTLPLLSIQVTELVDGIFIGCSFNHMVTDGTSLWHFMAAWSEIFRSGGQSVSRPPVFKRWVLDGYDPIINLPYNHQDQFIERFENQTFKERFFSFSTTAISKLKATANSECNTQNISSLQAVIALLWRCITRARCLPHDCEIICSLMFSTRARLNPPLSDDYFGNPVHIVGGKATVGDLLAHGLGWAAF, from the exons ATGAGTTCTACACCAGTCAATCTCATTTCAGAATGCTTCATCAAACCACTGGACGAGCTCTCACCTGAGGCAAAGCAGCCTATCCATTTCACACCTTTTGAGCTGGCCTGGCTCAACTTCAAATACTCCCAAAGAGGTCTCCTTTTCAGAAAACCACCTTCACCAGATTGTTTCTCAATAACCACTTTCTTGAATCACCTCCAACACTCTCTCTCCGCCACCCTCACTCATTTCTACCCGCTCGCCAGTCGTTTTGCCACTAGAAAACAAGAAAACCCACCTTCATATGTCATCTACTTGGATCCAGAAAACTCCCCTGGCGCCAAGTTTATTTACGCCAAGGCGGGAGCCACAGTATCCGACGTACTTGACCCACCCGACGTACCTTTACTTGTCCATTCGTTTTTTGATCTTAATAACGCCATTTGCTATGACGGTCACACATTGCCTCTGTTATCCATTCAG GTGACTGAACTTGTGGATGGAATATTCATCGGTTGCTCTTTCAACCACATGGTGACCGACGGGACCTCTTTATGGCATTTCATGGCTGCTTGGAGTGAGATATTTAGATCCGGAGGACAATCAGTTTCTCGTCCTCCGGTATTCAAGCGATGGGTGCTGGATGGATATGATCCTATAATCAATCTCCCCTACAACCATCAAGATCAGTTTATTGAACGATTTGAAAATCAAACCTTTAAAGAGCGATTCTTCAGTTTCTCCACAACGGCCATCTCCAAACTCAAAGCAACAGCAAATTCTGAATGCAATACGCAAAATATTTCAAGTTTACAAGCCGTGATCGCGCTTTTATGGAGGTGCATCACCCGTGCGCGATGTCTACCACATGATTGTGAAATCATTTGTTCGTTGATGTTTTCTACGCGGGCAAGGTTAAACCCACCTTTGTCGGATGATTATTTTGGTAACCCAGTTCACATTGTGGGAGGCAAAGCAACTGTGGGAGATTTGTTGGCTCATGGTCTCGGTTGGGCGGCTTTCTGA